From Vicia villosa cultivar HV-30 ecotype Madison, WI unplaced genomic scaffold, Vvil1.0 ctg.002484F_1_1, whole genome shotgun sequence, one genomic window encodes:
- the LOC131638914 gene encoding piriformospora indica-insensitive protein 2-like, whose amino-acid sequence MVLFSTFSQTLLYMFIFFLFISLSFSQEQPPIDPLEQKALYDVLNSLNPTIPWTTDYPDDFCLSAPHGVVCDYYSSDDVQNQQQKAHIVELNFGYVSDETPNPPCSPNATLNPLLFTSFPYLQKLFFYKCFNYTQYPLHLTSLPSLPPSLQELVFIQNPSLVSPLQPFLHNLTSLRRLVFIGNAFHGELPLNIGDYTNLEELTLSTNNLSGMIPASLGRLKKLKILDLSQNKFKGCVPEEIANLTSLLKLDLSYNGFECKIPESFTHLKNMKFLDLSFNLFGNFGVPLFLGEIPSLKEVYLSGNLLSGKIPEIWGKLGGVEKIGFSEMGLVGEIPVSMGIYLKNLSYLGLDNNKLDGSVPEEFGLLEFANEINLENNNLSGRISLPSRVEQKLKLAGNIGLCLGNNASCSSQIGESLGQINPYKIEDILHDHDDVLFNGNSLLHFDPLMLVLVLVGWLLCFTLDG is encoded by the coding sequence ATGGTTCTCTTTTCAACTTTCTCACAAACACTCTTATAcatgttcatcttctttcttttcatctctctttctttctctcaagAACAACCTCCCATTGACCCACTTGAACAGAAAGCTCTCTACGATGTTCTCAACTCCCTCAACCCAACCATTCCTTGGACCACTGACTACCCCGACGACTTCTGTCTCTCCGCCCCACACGGTGTTGTTTGCGACTATTACTCTTCTGATGATGttcaaaatcaacaacaaaaagCACACATTGTTGAACTCAACTTCGGTTACGTTTCAGATGAAACACCTAACCCACCTTGCTCCCCTAACGCCACTCTCAACCCTCTTCTATTCACCTCATTCCCTTACCTTCAGAAACTCTTCTTCTACAAATGCTTCAACTACACACAATACCCACTTCACCTGACATCTCTCCCTTCTCTCCCTCCATCTCTCCAAGAGCTAGTCTTCATTCAAAACCCTTCTCTCGTTTCTCCACTCCAACCTTTTCTCCACAACCTCACCTCTCTCAGGAGACTTGTTTTCATCGGAAACGCCTTCCATGGCGAACTTCCATTAAATATCGGCGACTATACAAACCTGGAAGAGCTAACTCTTTCTACAAACAATCTCTCCGGCATGATTCCAGCAAGTTTGGGAAGGCTGAAGAAGCTCAAGATTCTTGATCTCAGTCAAAACAAGTTCAAAGGGTGTGTTCCCGAAGAGATTGCAAATCTCACTTCACTTTTGAAGCTTGATTTAAGCTACAATGGGTTTGAATGTAAGATCCCGGAGAGTTTTACCCACTTGAAAAATATGAAGTTTTTGGATCTAAGTTTCAATCTTTTTGGTAATTTCGGTGTCCCTTTGTTCTTAGGAGAAATTCCCAGTTTAAAGGAAGTTTATTTAAGTGGGAATTTACTTTCTGGTAAAATTCCAGAAATCTGGGGAAAACTTGGTGGGGTTGAAAAAATTGGATTTTCTGAAATGGGGTTGGTAGGTGAAATCCCAGTTTCTATGGGGATTTATTTGAAGAATTTGTCTTATCTTGGGCTTGATAATAACAAACTTGATGGGTCTGTTCCAGAAGAATTTGGGCTATTGGAGTTTGCTAATGAAATCAACTTGGAGAACAACAATTTGAGTGGTAGAATCTCTTTGCCAAGTAGAGTTGAGCAGAAGTTAAAGTTGGCAGGAAATATAGGGCTTTGTTTGGGAAACAATGCAAGCTGTTCTTCTCAAATTGGTGAAAGTTTGGGCCAGATTAATCCCTACAAAATAGAAGATATTCTTCATGATCATGATGATGTCCTTTTCAATGGAAATTCTTTGCTGCATTTTGATCCTCTAATgttggttttggttttggtggGGTGGTTGTTATGCTTCACATTGGATGGATGA
- the LOC131638922 gene encoding piriformospora indica-insensitive protein 2-like produces MDDSMIIFTIFWVLFLFLFVLNPNNQPPLHPSEQNAFYHVLNSLNPTIPWRTLFPDDLCISAPHLLLCDTFPSSHHRQKNQTLTSHIVELNFGYISDQTPIPPCSLNATLNPLLFISFPYLRKILFSKCFNNSLKPIQLDSLPSFPPSLQELVFIDNPSVVSPLEPFLRNLISLKKLVLIGNGFYGELPPQICGFHDLEELTLSRNNLSGEVPVSIGMLKKLEILDLSRNNFEGCVPEQVGNLILLVKLNLSHNEFGCKIPESFIQLKKLEYLDLSFNHFGNFGVPLFLGEFHKMKEVNLSGNSLSGRIPEIWKKLGGVEKIGFSKMDLVGEIPASMGIYLRNLSYLGLDNNNLEGSVPEEFGFLLKLANEINLENNNLSGTISFICEGVGQKLKLAGNMGLYLENNNDSCSCENGGNSDQLNPCKTTAVNGVSLLVFDPLMLVSVFIILFVT; encoded by the coding sequence ATGGATGACTCAATGATAATATTCACAATCTTTTGGGTCCTCTTCTTATTCTTATTCGTTTTGAACCCTAACAACCAACCTCCTCTTCACCCCTCCGAACAAAATGCATTCTACCATGTTCTCAACTCCCTCAACCCAACCATCCCTTGGCGCACTCTCTTCCCCGACGATCTCTGTATCTCAGCCCCACACCTCCTCCTCTGCGACACCTTCCCTTCTTCTCACCATCGTCAAAAAAACCAAACACTAACTTCACACATTGTTGAACTCAACTTCGGTTACATCTCCGATCAAACCCCTATCCCACCTTGTTCTCTTAACGCCACTCTCAACCCTCTTCTCTTCATCTCTTTCCCCTACCTTCGCAAAATCCTCTTCTCCAAATGCTTCAACAACTCACTGAAACCCATTCAACTCGATTCATTACCCTCTTTCCCTCCATCTCTCCAAGAACTCGTCTTCATCGACAACCCGTCTGTTGTCTCACCTCTGGAACCTTTTCTCCGCAACCTCATCTCTCTCAAGAAACTTGTCTTGATCGGAAACGGTTTCTACGGCGAACTTCCGCCGCAGATATGCGGTTTTCATGACCTGGAAGAGCTTACTCTTTCTAGAAACAATCTCTCCGGCGAGGTTCCGGTGAGCATCGGAATGCTGAAGAAACTGGAGATTCTTGATCTCAGTCGTAATAACTTTGAAGGGTGTGTCCCGGAACAGGTTGGGAATCTCATTTTGCTTGTGAAACTTAACTTGAGCCATAATGAGTTTGGTTGTAAAATACCAGAAAGTTTTATTCAATTGAAAAAGTTGGAGTATTTGGATTTAAGCTTCAACCATTTTGGTAACTTTGGTGTCCCTTTGTTCTTAGGAGAATTTCACAAAATGAAGGAAGTTAATCTAAGTGGAAACTCACTCTCTGGTCGGATTCCGGAAATATGGAAAAAACTTGGAGGTGTTGAAAAAATAGGATTTTCTAAAATGGATTTGGTTGGTGAAATCCCAGCTTCAATGGGGATTTATTTGAGAAATCTGTCTTATCTTGGGCTTGATAACAACAACCTTGAAGGTTCTGTTCCTGAGGAATTTGGGTTTCTTTTGAAGTTAGCGAATGAAATAAACTTGGAGAACAACAATTTGAGTGgtacaatttctttcatttgtgaAGGAGTTGGACAGAAGTTGAAGCTGGCAGGAAATATGGGGCTGTATTTGGAAAACAACAATGATAGCTGTTCTTGTGAAAATGGAGGTAACTCGGATCAACTTAATCCCTGCAAAACAACAGCGGTTAATGGGGTTTCTTTGCTGGTTTTTGATCCTCTTATGTTGGTTTCGGTCTTCATCATTTTGTTTGTCACTTGA